The DNA region ATCACCCGTCCCGCCTCATCAGACCCAACACAGCACGGTTACAGCCCTCAAGGAGATCGACTGCAGAGCGGCTACGATGCTTtaactgcagacagaaaacagttaGAGGCCAGACTGACTAACCTgactgcagaaaaaaatcaactgcAGCAAAGTCACAATTCTTTAAGTGCTGAAAGAGACGAGCTCAAGGTCAACTTCAGCCATCTGAAAAACGAGACGGACCGGTTACAAGCAAGTTACGACACCATCAAGCAAGAGAGCGATCAGTTACAGGCAAGCTATGATGAGATGCAGAAGAATTTTGAGGGGTTACAGACCAATTTCAATAATCTGACAGCCAGTAAAGACCAGCTACAGACCAATTACAATAACCTGCAAAGAGGAAATGATGAGCTGCAGACTTTTCTTCATCGGTTACAGGGGAATTACTCCTCGCTGACGAGGGACAAGGGCCAGCTGCAAAGGAGCTATAACACACTGAATATTAGCAGCTATCAACTTCAGATCAGCTATAGTTCACTGTGGAAAGACAAGGAGCAGTTGCAGAATCGTTATAATACTGTGCAGAGGGAAAAAGAGCAGTTACAGACCAATTACAGCAGCTTGGCTACAAGCAGAGATCAGTTACAGAAGAAGGTGGACAAAGTAAGAAGAAGTAAGATGTTTCTCCTAAAGGTTTCATTTAGTGCTCAGTCCtgatcagtgtttttatgtattCTCAGCCCTTTCTTTGGCCTGTTTTCACTTCGTAGACTTGGTCTGTCCAGCAGGCTGGACGAAGTTTGACATCAGCTGCTACTTCGTCTCCACTGCGAGGAAAAACTGGACGATAAGCAGACGAGACTGCGTCACCAAGGGAGCAGATCTGGTGGTCATAGACAGCAGGGAGGAACAGGTGAGCGAAAAAGGATAAATGGGAGCTACCACAGGAATGACGTCACTGCGAGATGCTGACATGCAGCATGACGTAAGAGACGAACCAGATCGGCTGAGTGAGAGCTTGTTTTGGACTCCTTCTGCGCCATAAAGTGCAAAAACTGTAAAAGTAGACAGCGATCTGGATTGTAATGAGGTGGTGGATAGTTTTGCTTACAGTAGAAagtggagaagaagaaactgctTTAAGGACAGCTCacactgttactgtgtgttgtcTAATTAAATTCCTAACATTACTCAGACTCTGTGATCAATCCTTCTCTGGTCAGTTGGTTGTGGAGCATTAGTGCGTGATCTGACAGCTGAGAGTGATGACTGACTGCTGGTCTTGGCTAGAAAATCATGTTCCAGAAACTCAGAAACAGGTGTGCAGTCGGTTTTAGGCAATCAGTAATGCGTTTTGATGGTAAACAGCAGGATCCAGAATGAGGGCgctgctgttttcttcacttgtgcagacaaacagcagggattttatatgatatatttatatactTCTAAGAAgtgattttactgttttccaTCACATCACTTCATTCCTGCACACTGAAAAAGTCCATATACAACCTACAGAGCTGCTGGTAGAGCCAGCTTCAACCTACAGTGACAGTTTGAAAGAATTTCACGTTTTACTCGTtcttgtctcctctgtgtgtaaCACTAACAGACATTTGTCAACCAGTTACTGAAAGCAGACCAAAATGCCTGGATTGGACTGACTGACAGTCTTGAGGAGGGAACTTGGATGTGGGTGGACGGGACCCCGGTCACCATAACGTAAGTTTTGACTGCATGAAGCGTATGAAGTCAAATATCTCACTGGATCATGACATTAGATGACGGTAACATTGGATAGGTTCCTTCATAAATCATCTTTTTGTTTAAaggactctgcagctctgcgaTAGTCATGTCTTTCTTATTCACCACGTCAGAGATCACCTGATCCTACGTGAACTGAACCAAATTTCTGTCAGAGTCTATTCTGTGTGTGATCCTTCTTGAAACAGCGCAGTCGTAGAAAATGTGGAGGAAggttttaaaatgctttttcacCACAGAGTCGAGCAGCACATTCAGCTCAAAGCCCTGGTCCACTGAATCCGGAGGTGATGCACTGTCAAATAACTGCATCTGAAGAGACAATTCATTATCTTGTGTGAATGCAAAACAAGCGTGGGAGGTGATGCAGgcggtttaaaaaaaaaaaaaaatccatgacTGCATGAAGACCCTGCATAGTACCGCTGCCATGCAAATGAGTTTGAGTCAGAAACAACAGGCCGAGGGCAGCTGGGACCCAAAAAGTGGGTGCTGTAAAAAGCATCCGAGAGAGGAGTTaattgtttctgtctgtcatcttGTACATCAGGTTCTGGCAACCCAACCAGCCCAACAGCTTCAATGGGAACCAGGACTGTGGAGAAATAGTGACCAAGACGTCAGGAGTGGGGGAATGGAACGATGACGGCTGCTTTGCCGATCAGATCTGGATCTGTGAAAAATAACATTCACACCGTCTGGTGatattctgtgtttgtttatcgTCAAcaaactgcatgtaaacaccaaAACTGACAAGGAAATATTCTATAATGTACTGACAGTTGTGTTCATTCATTATCATGAACACATGCTGTAATTTTGAGTCagtgtcctgctgctggaaaagctcgttgtgtattaatccgcaggtgaaaatagtccctaacaAATACACATTCATGACATTTGTAGACTAACAAAAATATAGCACACAGCCTTATTTTTTGACACTAGTAACGTGTCAGTTTTataataaaacatatttctCATGTTTCCATATCTCTAGTGGTATATCAGTGTGTACATAGCTTTGGTTTTCAGATTTCTGTCTCAGACTCCAACACAATGAGGATTAATGGAAATTTGAACGCtgaaaaatggcaaacaaaatacaaagagCAACATCTATCAGACACAATGTCCcttaaaaaaaagttcaacTGTATCTTAGAAAaattttcaaatgcatttttcaatGCTGTCATTTTGGTGACCTGACCCTTTAATAGACACCACACATAAAACATACACAACCGGCTTTGCCTCCACTCCTCGCTTgtatatttccatccatccattttctataccgcctatccctttcagggttgcggggggggctggagcctatcccagctgtcaacgggcgagaggcggggaaTCGCAGCcggtcgatcgcagggcacaaacacacaaccattcacactcacacctaggggcaattttagtcaccagttaacctaatgagcatgtttttggtctggaGTAtctggagagaacccacgggaagaacatgcaaactttgcacagaaaggcctgacccgggaatcgaaccggcaaccttcttgctgtgaggcatgcacactacctgctgtgccaccgtgctgcccatATTTCACCAAATCTTCATATATTAGCTTTCATGATTGTAGCTTACACTTCGATTGATTATTTTATAAATTTACCATTTGGCTAATTTAGTGTTGTGTTTGATGTAACTGAATATTAATAGGTTGGTTGtacaaaaacagattttgttATCAGTGTCTTATGCTTTACTGTAGTATTGAAATAACTGTAgatatgtttgcatgtgtcatTATTAATATGTTATTAGCATGTAACATAAATGAACGTATAAATTGGTGTTAATAATTCACTGGTCCACTCTGTAATGGTTACATGTTAATGAACAAATCCAGAAATCAAGGTGGCGAATATCCGCACAAGTTTATTACAGTTCATTACAGTCAGGGACCAAGCACAGTACAAAAAGCATTAATCTCAGACAGTCTGCAGTCTCATGACAGGCAGACACAAGCAATGTCATTAATAGAAACACAAGctcaaaatccatccatccattttctatgccacttatccctttcggggtcgcgggggggccggagcctatctcggctaCAAGctcaaaatataataaataatacattcaAATATGTTGTATTCAAGTATATGCACAAACCCAGTCAGAAGCAACATAAATTCTCACTCTCACAAGAGCCAGCTAATGCCAGCTTGACCCCTGTTTGACTCAGTATGACATGAAAGAAAGGTCACATTAGTGGGAAGTGGTGCTTAAAGAGGGAAGCTAGACAGCTTGGTAAGGCTTGAATGAATATGTAGCGCAAAACAAAGGCTAACTGCACCTCACTAAGCAAGGCTGGCCCCCAGCCAGCCTTGGCCTGTCCACCCAGGGCTTTCCACAGGTACGTCCAAAGCTGCTTCATTGCATTaggaaaaattaaaaagtaaaaacagtaacTGCTGTGTCATAGTTTACTGTATATTTCCTGAGACAAAGTCACGTGTTTAATATGGCCGTtcagtttgtgttgctgtgatctgtacttgtactttatttaAACACATCAGGCTTTAGTCATCAGGCTAACGCACATGCAACACCCTTTTAAACTCTTTTCAAAACccctgttttctgctctgtgagTCTAACCAGACCAGCATGTCTGCTTGAAGTTCCTTGATCTTTTATTTTTAGTCAGGCGGCCCAAAGTGCAACCTCACCACCCGCCTACGTCCCGCGGGGGAGGCCCATCTCACCACCCAACCACAGACGGTTTGGATCGGACTCATCTCTGGCGGGAATGAAAGACTTAGTCCGATTAATGGTTGAGATACCCCCTTCAAGAGCGGCCACACTCAATGCGACCGCCACCACACCCAAAACGAGCCGCATGCCAGAGCGTGGCGTCTCTGCCCGCTAAAtgcatctgctctgtgtgctgctcaCATGTCGGTGATTGTAAAACGTGCCGCGTCTTCTTCTGTGTTATGTAACATGTGCTCTGGTGTGGCGGCAGAGAGCATCGTCAGCACTCGCTGTGTGTCAGTGCCTTGTCATCTGTTCAGGGTGTAGCAGGGTGACGAGCGGGGGTGGACACAATAGATGCAACACCTTTACGATATGATGCAATCCAACGCAACAGCTCAGCTAAAAATGCTGCTCATCCGACTTTTAGTCTCTGATGCTGTTTGTCAGAGATGTTCCCATTTAACTCGTAACTGTTTTTGAAAGTTCATGTAGTCTTGTAAACTGTTGTAATACACTGCGTTTGCCCAACCCCTACCATGTTACCAGTCTTACCAGTCTGTTTAGCAAATGTATTTTGCCACATTTGCAGCATTTATACTTCATTGAACCCAGTTTTAATTCCTAATCCCCTTGAACTGTTTCCTCTACTGTACAATATATCTTTAATCAGGGGAGACTTTGATGACATGGTGTATGATATGACATATATTCAGTTACTCATAGACAGTAGTGGAATGTAACCAAGTACTGTACGTCATGAACGTAACATCACCAATGTATGTAACGTACCTTACGTAACTTTAACCCAAACCATCATTTTCCTGCGTAATTCTGCAGTTCTGCCTAAACTGAACCAACTGTGACTGTTTAAACATCAACCACGCGTCAAAGAGGGTCCAGTATGTCTGTCACTGCCACTTTCCAACAGTCAAATGTTGTTTTGGGAGTCCTTGGCATTTTGCATGCTATGGAAGCCCAAAAGGGACATGATCTGTTTTCTACAAATGTCTtgaaacatgtaaacaaaaaacgatcagctcttgtgtttttttaacatgaagCGCATGTCCAAAGTGCAGCCGTGACCTTTTGAGACACGTTGTTCTCCAGTTATAATTTCCCTAATCCTAGAACTTTTCTCTCAGATGGAAATAAACGCACACATTTTTCCtctcactgacagacacattgttttcagttgtttatGATCTGTCTGAGATCTGTCAGTAAGGACAACATGCAGAGCTTAACACTGTCCATCTACTTATTCACCCATGTCTGTTCAGTCTGGCTTAACCATGACTTGTCAGTGCCTCACTGTTGTCTCAGCCACCAAAACAGCCAACTGTCTTTGCTGGAACTGGTTGCAGCATATGATCGCCGCTATGCTGCTGGGTGTTGAGCCTCAGCTGTTGAACCTTTGGTCTCTCGCCGCCTCACTGTGTCTCCACCCACATCGTCATTcacctttttttaatcaaaacgtacaaacagaagcaaacaaGCCTTTCAGAATTCCCATTTGCAGTATATTTCTTTAATTTACAGTGCAGGCTGACAAGCACAAACCTCTCTGCAAACGGCTGCCTCCGTGTGAGGCTTGATATCGAAATGGTCCTGATTGCTGTGTGAGTCTGCAGATGGTAAAGGAGAAAGGAAATGTTTCTAGGCAACAGAGGCCCATTTTACAAAGTGGGATAAGCTAGGAAGTATTACCAGATTTGTCAGAGTGTGAGTTAAACTTGgttatttttacttatttataaCATCCAGGTGTTGACCCCCCAAAAATAGAATTGCTTCACCCAAAAGCTTCATTTCCACTTGCACAAATTAGCCATACATGGACGTAGATGCAACCTTAAACATCTGTTTGCATAGCGATACTTGTGCCACTCCACCACTCGTTAGACCTGCCACTGAGAGGAAGggcaaagaagaaaatgtgcattttaacTGATGTTCTTGCATCATTGAGGTTCTCACTCAGAAACAGCCAGTAACACGTTAAGGGAAACCAACTTGGCAGCAGGGGGTGTAGTAAGAGTAGTCTTACATGTCCCCCTTTTCAATGCAGGGCCTTTATCCTTTGCTGGATGGCCACTTTGAAAAGAAATAATGGGGCATAAATTAAGAGCATATCCACCACTGAGGCTGTCACTCCACAGTCTGTTACCAGTTCATGTATAAGGGAAAAGACGTATGTAAGTTTTTCTGTGTGGACACATTCttatttatatttctgtcatCATGGATTTGCATTATATCTGTTCTGATAATGGTCtcactgtttttcctgtttAGAGGAGACGTTTATAGATACACCACTAAGATATTCACATAAAAAGTTAGTTCTTAAGACTTCTACACTTACTTTTTTATGCTCTTGTTAAATTAATATTTGTAACTATGCTCCAATGAATTGTTTGTGCTTACTTGCGcttgacttttttattttgttattattattttaagtgTTTACTAAGGTGCAAACTTTGCTGGGAACATGAAGAAGCCGTGTAGTTATTTGCAAGCATTAAGCCAAAATCTATAATCTCATTTGTGGTTGAACGGAGTGAACTGAAGCAAACGTGAATTAGTGTTGGCTGAATCTGCAGAACATTTACTCACAGTAtgatatttaataaaataatacattatCAAAGTAAGAAAGTTAGAAATAGTCTCTAAATGTAAGTTCAGGATCAGAACGACTGCTTTCATGTTAAAATGCTGCCGCTGatttaaacaaagcaaaaatgaacGTATGTGTGAGTGCAGCTTTATTTATTGTGCAGAAAAAACAGGATGCTCCTTTTGCACATGGCATCTGTTTGACTTCAGCTTCACTCTGATTGGTCTGAAACAACCTTCAGAAAATGTTCTGTGTGTAAATTAAATTTTTGggttttcttccttcctcctgcctctctcagGCTGCAGACATTCATCATCTCTGGTTTCTGTTCCCTTTTCCAGCAGATTTACTTCCCGCTGAGGCAGAATGATTGACAGCGTTACATGACATGAGGTACAAGGTAAGCCATATTacaaactttgtttttgaaCTGACTGACAAGAACATAAGGATGGCAAGGTCGCTCAGTCTCACTCCCCCCAGTATTTTGGTCCAGAGCCAAACATCTTGATATCCTCCTTCCAAACTGCCTTCAGGTTTGGTGCAGAAATTCATCCTCCTTGAAGAAGTATTTAGGCACAGTAGTGCTAAAttaaagttagcatgctaacatgctgacaataTAAACTTAGTTTAGCATAAGCATGCTATCATTAGCTAATTAggactaaacacaaagtgcaggcATTTGGTGATAAACCAAAGTGAACTTTTGATCTGTCCTcttggtggcactagaggaaacaTTAGggcatcaccaaagtcatcaggcttcatgaatgtctgtgcaaaacttaatggcaatccatcaaatagttgtTGAGTTATTTTAATCTGGGCCAAAGTGCTGTGCCAACTCCACTAAAGACCATAGAAACTGTGAATGCTTTCTTGAAAACAAGCCATTTGCGAGCGATCTGCACTCCTCAGCATGAAGGTTTTTCAGATGCAGCTGTAGTGCAGACATCAGCCTCGGTGGCAGCTGTAGCAAAGTGCTGGGAAAAGATGCAGAGAAACACGACCgcaaaaatgtgtcatttgtcaAAAATTTCAGAATGACAGAAACGGTTGGTACGCTGACATGTGCCAGACCTCCTAGCAGTTGATGTTTTGATTTTCCTCGCTGCTGCATTAGACATCCGGGGAAGAAGACGGGCTGTCAGggcagctgctgtgctgtactTATGTATTGATCCCTCCCTCCATGTGGAGCACTTAGAGCCGTCTCTTAACTGTTGTAGGAAAAACTGAGAGCGTTTCTCCGGCTCTGGCAGACTGAAGTGTTTGAACTGGTTCCCAGAGATTAGATAGTGCTGAGTGCTGAATTAAAGCTTTGTTGTGCTTGATTTCAGGTCTGTAGCTACATATACTGTGAAAGTATCTCAGTGCCTTGTCTGAAAGACACTGAACTCCAAATATAGTTGCAAGTTGGAAGAAAGATGGAGCCACAGAAAGCAGAACGGAAGAGGTTTTTTGTTTCACCCTGTGCAAACTTGCATTGGTTCAGTTCTGCGTATGCTTGGCATTTCTGatctacattttattttgaatgttcAATCATATACTCATCAGTGAAAGGCATACATGCTGAGTGGAAGGACCTCTGGAAAAATACAGACAAGGGTTCACACTGTATGTATAAATGCATCTTTTCTCCATAAATTTCCTTCCGGCTGTCATACCGAATCAGAGTGCACTGCTCTGATCTGAAGCAAAAGGAAACACCTAAATTTAGAATAAATTGCAAGACAATCTCCATTTGTGAAAGTTGTAATTATATCAGGCGTTCAAAAAGTACACTGACAAAATGCTCCATGATCATTGCAGGGAGGATattttttctctcatctctttcaTGCTCTGTCTCAGTCTGCTAAATGTCAGCGGCTCCCAAACTGGGGGTCGGGACTCCCCAAGGGTCGTCCAAGATAAATGTGAGGTGTCACAAGAAAGTAAAGCAGATTTTTGTTGCACAAAATCATCATTTGTTTCTAACCTTTTAgaactttggttttgtttgccAAATACAGATGACTTTCATCTCTTCAGGCCTTCATTCACTCAAAGACAACATGTCAGACAAAAAGGGTGACAACTGCTGCTTTACTGTGTGTGATTGTCGTAAATGAGCTGTGTCCATCCATCCTAAAGTTCCACCCAATCCATCCCAGTTGGTGTAATATTTGGATCTGGACCAAAAAGATAAATCAATTGACAGACTGACATCGCCATTATagagctagcatggctaaaagtTATAAAACTTACAGTATGTCATAAAACTATAACCTGGCTCCTAGACTAGTGATAAAGAAAAAGTGATatactgcagtttatttttccTTTATCTAACTACACTGATATTCAAACTCCTTTTTAAGAGTTCTGGCCACGGCAGCAGAATCCTTGATGTATATAAAGgttgcaaacaaataaaaaagcacCATATGCCAAAGCACCCATAAAATAAAGATCTCATAAAAACTGAGTGCAAAGTCAAAATGGAGCCTATAAGCTCTCCAATGGCACAGTCCATTCGGGGCCAACACATATAGATCCTGGCAAAATGCCAAATAAACTGCTCCTTATGGAGGCTGCCTTAAAATCCTTCATAATCACAATTCATTATCAAACCTCATACTGTAGgaagtgaaatatttcaacagccCGAATGAAATACAAGCTCACATCAGAGCAGGaggcaaagtattgcagaatAAATCAGCTCTGGATCTGTTCATACGCAGTCATTCAGACATATGAGGGGAGCAGAGGTGTTGAACAGAAAACACGGACACATCAGAGCTGCATGAGCGGCAAAAAATGCCGCCAtgacaccacaaacacaaactccaaTCATCCTTCAGGATGTGAAAATCAAACGGAGGACAGATGGTGAAAATCTGGAGTGTCTGCTTTTATCAGATCAGAGAGCAAATACAAATGATTAGCGCACGCGGAAAGGCTACATTTACAACGGGATGGATGCGTCTTCTTGATGCAATAGATAGCTTTCATCATGTACAAATTAGACCTACTAATGGTCATTTTCAGTACTATTTTCATTACTCAGACAATTCTAATTCCCTTGTCTTTCCTTGTTAAATTCAGTCCAAACCTTATtgtctggactgcaggcagcCAGTCTAGTACCTGCACTCCTTTACTATGCAGCCacgctgctgtaacactgcagaaTGTGTCTTTGCATTGAATAAGCAGGGACGTCCCTGAAGAAGACGTCATCTggatggcagcatatgttgctccaaaacctgtttgttcctctcagcattaatggtgccttcacagatgtgcagGTTACTCATGCCATGGGCACTAACACACCCCCTACCATCACAGAcgctggcttttgaactttgGGCTGGTAACAAGCTGGATTGTACTTTTCCTCTTCAGCCCAGAGGACACAACATCCATGATTTCCTGAATTAATCTGAAATGTGAACTCATCAGACCGCAGCACACTTTTCCTGATGTGTTCCCAAGCTCATGTAGTGATATCCTTTACACAGTCATGTtggtttttaatgcagtgcCCCCCCGTCTTTTTTCAACTGTGCATCAAGAAACCTTCTTCaactgaagagaagaagaagaagagaagagacatactttatttatcacacacacaatgcacactacatgcacacaggccatgcttatgtgaaattctttctccgcatttgacccatccttggtcagtccttcctctgcggcggACCatgagcggtgggctgccagctgacggcggcgcctggggacccagttccttgttgtcaccattgatcaggtggtgatcttcttgcatgtttttagtgggggtattttatggaggataccccaggtgaacacggggagaacatgcaaactccacacagaaaggcctctttCCTCGAGATACGGGGCAGCACGCCCCCAGACGAGAAtcgaaccttctagctgtgaggcgacagtgttgccactgttccACCGTGTCCACCAACTGATGGACTATTTGCAGTTTCCCACAAAGCGCTgaacctctctccctcctctcttgtGAACGACTCAGCCTCGTTACCAATGAACATGTTTACCTCTGGAATGTTAGAAATTCTGAAAATCTGATGGGAAGAAATACAGAAAACTATTTTAGTTCTTTTCCACCTGCAAGCTAGAAGGGGACTCATTTTTAGCTCCAAAACATCCTTTTTAACTTACCTTTCTTTAAACTGTATAATTTTTAGGAAGCTGTTTCAAGcttttttaatgcacttttgcaaaaagcagagatttCAATAATTAACTCTGCCAGTGAGCAAAATAAAATTCCTGTTTGAAGTATTTTTTTCATATGCATCTTAATTTAATATACAATCAAAATTAGGAgacaataataaaacatttataaaataatgataattaaaatGACCTAATGATTATGATTACAGCCTTCAtcaaatgcaaataaattaaaaacCCACTGAATAAAAGAAACTGTGTAAATGAaactaaaagaaagaaactaacttcttcatttgtttctgaAAAGACATGAGCAGTATTTTTCCTCTGATACTTTTCCTCTGACAGTACGTGGaactacatttttattttaagcagcagcagacagggtTTTACATGTATGCTGCCAAGAAGGTTTCAGAGAGCAACAATCCACATTTACATCTTAGAATACCAACTTCTATGTCTGTACTAAGTGATATATTATGCTGTGAGTCGTTTAAATCAAATTCCTTTTTCTTTAGTCTTACAGTAGCTGCGACAGCACAAGAAAAGctggacaaacagcagcagtgaaggaaaCGGGTGAGAAGGGCCCGTACAGCTAAATGT from Chaetodon trifascialis isolate fChaTrf1 chromosome 5, fChaTrf1.hap1, whole genome shotgun sequence includes:
- the LOC139331528 gene encoding asialoglycoprotein receptor 1-like, whose amino-acid sequence is MDTMEIDDDIYLNRNLTKESLINQGDIKRRNPPSRCMTVCLGLLCAVLLAGNVGQIIYYELITRPASSDPTQHGYSPQGDRLQSGYDALTADRKQLEARLTNLTAEKNQLQQSHNSLSAERDELKVNFSHLKNETDRLQASYDTIKQESDQLQASYDEMQKNFEGLQTNFNNLTASKDQLQTNYNNLQRGNDELQTFLHRLQGNYSSLTRDKGQLQRSYNTLNISSYQLQISYSSLWKDKEQLQNRYNTVQREKEQLQTNYSSLATSRDQLQKKVDKVRRNLVCPAGWTKFDISCYFVSTARKNWTISRRDCVTKGADLVVIDSREEQTFVNQLLKADQNAWIGLTDSLEEGTWMWVDGTPVTITFWQPNQPNSFNGNQDCGEIVTKTSGVGEWNDDGCFADQIWICEK